One Neodiprion pinetum isolate iyNeoPine1 chromosome 1, iyNeoPine1.2, whole genome shotgun sequence genomic window carries:
- the LOC124210836 gene encoding ejaculatory bulb-specific protein 3-like, producing the protein MLRITFLVGFAVAVLGMIAAEELYPDKYDDVNATEILQNDRLRNQYYKCFIGSGPCITADAVFFKGTFPEAVLTKCRKCTEKQKKTLDILVDWYAKNQPEQWNALVAKFLKDVQKNKN; encoded by the exons ATGCTCCGTATCACGTTTCTTGTCGGTTTTGCCGTCGCCGTTTTGGGAATGATCGCAGCCGAGGAACTTTACCCCGATAAGTACGACGACGTTAATGCGACAGAAATTCTTCAAAACGATCGCCTCCGTAATCAGTACTACAAGTGCTTCATAGGCTCGGGACCCTGCATTACCGCCGATGCTGTATTCTTCAAAGGAAC CTTTCCGGAAGCAGTATTAACGAAGTGCCGTAAATgtacggaaaaacaaaaaaagactTTGGATATTTTGGTGGATTGGTACGCCAAAAATCAGCCGGAACAGTGGAACGCCCTTGTCGCCAAATTTCTTAAAGATGTccagaagaataaaaattga
- the LOC124210837 gene encoding ejaculatory bulb-specific protein 3-like translates to MFRITFAACFAIVALAIVSAEELYSDIHDDIDVMGILQNPAVRKTYYDCFMDLGPCVTEDAKFFKGNFPDAVASHCRRCTVKQREHFDTVAVWYTENEPEEWKSLIAKGIADAHSGK, encoded by the exons ATGTTTCGAATCACCTTTGCCGCCTGTTTCGCTATCGTCGCTCTGGCGATAGTCTCGGCCGAGGAACTCTACTCCGACATACACGACGACATTGACGTGATGGGAATTCTCCAAAACCCCGCGGTCCGCAAAACTTACTACGACTGCTTCATGGATTTGGGACCATGCGTTACCGAGGACGCGAAATTCTTCAAAGGAA ATTTTCCGGATGCAGTAGCCAGCCACTGCCGTAGATGCACGGTAAAGCAGAGGGAGCATTTCGACACCGTGGCTGTATGGTACACCGAAAACGAGCCGGAAGAGTGGAAATCTCTGATCGCCAAAGGCATCGCGGACGCCCACAGCGGGAAATAA
- the LOC124210833 gene encoding ejaculatory bulb-specific protein 3-like encodes MMVLPALVVVLLTLGSTMSLETYSNKYDNVNVDVILNSDRLLNQYIACVLYNGPCSPDGRYFRTILPDALATNCAKCTDKMKGNVRKMSNHIMKRRPEDWAKFVQKYDIDGKYRESFARFLNEQS; translated from the exons ATGATGGTATTACCGGCGCTAGTTGTTGTGCTCTTGACCTTGGGATCGACAATGTCCCTCGAGACGTATTCCAACAAATACGACAACGTCAACGTAGACGTTATTCTTAACAGCGACCGACTCCTAAACCAATACATAGCCTGCGTCTTGTACAACGGACCTTGCTCTCCGGACGGAAGATATTTCCGAA CTATTCTACCCGACGCACTTGCCACGAACTGTGCTAAGTGTACGGACAAAATGAAGGGTAATGTTCGAAAGATGTCGAACCACATCATGAAGCGGAGACCCGAGGACTGGGCCAAGTTTGTTCAGAAATATGACATTGATGGGAAGTACAGAGAATCTTTCGCACGATTTCTAAACGAACAGAGCTAA